The sequence below is a genomic window from Campylobacter concisus.
GCAGCAAGAATTTATCGCCACTTCGTCCGTATGTGTAGCCGATCACCGCAAAGAGTGCGGCGTATGTGTTTTTATCAAGCGCTGATCCGTCACAACGGAGAAAGCCCTCTGGCGTATTTGAGTTTGAACTGTATAAAAGGTAGCTTCCGACTGGTATAGCTTTTTGTAGCTCGGTTTTTAGAGCGAATTTATCATCGCTTTCGGTCTTAGAATAGCTATCTATTTTTTCATTTTTATTTAAAAAAGTCTGCTCGCACCACTCTTCACTGGCTATAACATGCCATATTTCTTTATTTTCACTAGGATTTTTATTTGTGTTTTGTGTTTTTGCCTGATAGAGCTTACCATTTAAAACACTAATGGCACCAGCAGGATACTCTAATGTAGAGTCCCAAGGGGTTATACCATTTTTATGTATAGTGCTAAATTTTTCATCTACTACTCTTTTTGCTTCATTTAAAAGGTCCATGATTTTTTTTGATGAAAATGTAGAAATTAATGTCTCTGTACTATCGTTTATTGTGCCGCTTTTTAAAACCTCTTCTATTTGAGCTTTTAAAGTATCAAATGTATTTATTATCTCGGTTATACCACTATATTTCCCATCAAAATCTTCTTTGCTGGCATCAAATGATGCCTTGTGTGCTACGATCGTTGCACTTATTTGTTCAATATCAGCCTTTATTTTTCTCAGCTCTTCAGGCTCTATTTTTTCAAGCCTTCTACTTACACCCAAAATTTCCTTACAAATTTGCGTAAATTCTTTATCCGCCATTTTTCACTCCCCTAAAATTTTCTTGCTCATTAGCCTATCAAGCGCTCTTAAATCCTCTCTATCGGTATGCTCGCCGTTTTGATAGGCGATAAATTGATATATAAATTTCCTATATCCAAGCTCATCGCTATTTAAATTTTTTTCCGGATGCTGCAAATTGTCATTTACTCCATAGACTATATTGGCCATGTAGTAATCAAGTCTTTTTATAAAATTCTCATCCCATGAATAGTAAGGATCTAGCGCATAATCTATTTTATAGGGCTTTAGCCAGCCCTTTATTCTAAGTGCTTCTGTTAAATCATATGAATTTTCATCAAAATTATTTAGCTCATATTCACATAAATTTTGTAGATAAAACTTGTTGTATTTTGCATAAAACTCAGCATGTGCTCTTTTTTTGGCCACTCCATAAATAAGTGCCTTTAAAAGCGATTCGTCAAGAAAATCAACCAC
It includes:
- a CDS encoding tail fiber protein is translated as MADKEFTQICKEILGVSRRLEKIEPEELRKIKADIEQISATIVAHKASFDASKEDFDGKYSGITEIINTFDTLKAQIEEVLKSGTINDSTETLISTFSSKKIMDLLNEAKRVVDEKFSTIHKNGITPWDSTLEYPAGAISVLNGKLYQAKTQNTNKNPSENKEIWHVIASEEWCEQTFLNKNEKIDSYSKTESDDKFALKTELQKAIPVGSYLLYSSNSNTPEGFLRCDGSALDKNTYAALFAVIGYTYGRSGDKFLL